A window from Hemicordylus capensis ecotype Gifberg chromosome 2, rHemCap1.1.pri, whole genome shotgun sequence encodes these proteins:
- the LOC128343687 gene encoding taste receptor type 2 member 10-like, protein MTSQFLYFSSPEIYIDKREVIDYVWMYFNIATFWCTTWLSIFYCVRVANFIHPLFLWLKLRINMLVPRLLGMSLIPFMVFTVSIIVSCLGNKKHYSLSGNLPGNTSQSEACDYSLTIVQRLQLAFSAINVSICLTASILLLVSLWRHTRHLKKNSIGIKDFNTQAHFNVITSLLFFLFFYILYFAVMVLSIMNLLEFGNLERLVGDIALSSLPSAHSIILILTNPKLKEVCTRIPNIRRRSS, encoded by the coding sequence ATGACGAGCCAATTTCTGTATTTCAGTTCTCCGGAGATCTACATCGATAAACGGGAGGTTATCGACTATGTCTGGATGTATTTCAACATTGCCACCTTCTGGTGTACCACTTGGCTCAGTATTTTTTACTGTGTGAGGGTCGCCAACTTCATCCATCCCCTCTTCCTGTGGCTCAAGCTTAGAATCAATATGCTCGTGCCCAGACTGCTTGGAATGTCACTCATACCTTTCATGGTCTTCACTGTTTCCATAATTGTGAGTTGTTTGGGAAATAAAAAACACTACAGTCtgtcaggaaatctgccagggaataCCAGCCAAAGTGAGGCTTGCGACTACAGCCTAACTATAGTTCAACGCCTGCAACTTGCTTTCAGTGCCATCAATGTCAGCATCTGTTTAACTGCATCAATCCTTTTGCTCGTCTCTTTGTGGAGACACACCAGGCATCTGAAAAAGAATAGCATTGGAATTAAGGACTTCAACACTCAGGCCCATTTCAATGTTATCACATCTTTgctgttctttctcttcttctacATTCTATATTTTGCTGTTATGGTGCTGTCCATTATGAATTTATTGGAGTTCGGAAACCTTGAGCGATTGGTTGGTGATATTGCACTGTCTTCGTTGCCTTCTGCACACTCCATAATCTTAATACTAACCAATCCCAAACTGAAAGAAGTGTGCACACGAATTCCAAACATCAGACGAAGATCTTCATAA